One segment of Nocardioides sp. QY071 DNA contains the following:
- a CDS encoding biotin carboxylase N-terminal domain-containing protein has translation MITRILVANRGEIARRVFRTARRLGIETVAVHSDADADLPFVREADAAVRLPGNTPAETYLRGDLVIAAALRAGADAIHPGYGFLSENAGFARQVADAGLVWLGPDPSSIDSMGSKIESKKLMDAAGVPVLGNLTVDTATEADLPLLVKASAGGGGRGMRVVRSLGELAGEVEKASAEAESAFGDGTVFVEPYVERGRHVEVQVVGDRSGNVEVFGTRDCSLQRRHQKVVEEAPAPGLSDAVRTAMHDAARAAAEAVDYVGAGTVEFLYDADTERFFFLEMNTRLQVEHPVSELIHGVDLVELQIAVAEGRPVPAVTEPVGHAIEVRLYAEDPAADYAPQTGRLLELEVEHDDTFALDGFGTRLDTGFETGDEVGTFYDAMLSKVITWAPTREQAARSLARVLERARIHGLVTNRDQLVASLRHPAFLDPAGLATSFYGDHPETLAAGGADDLLPLVGAVALAEHRRLAATVQSRIPAGFRNVVAAPRSTRFGLGAEEVEVLWYGGRDGYRSADRDDVVVVSASPSEVVVDVDGVTRRYAVRVSGDAVLVDGPRGGATLRIVPRFVDPSTQVAAGSLLAPMPGSVVSVSAAVGDVVQEGQTILVMEAMKMQHTIAAPYAGTVTELSATAGQQVEAGVVLAVVEPESSEEDN, from the coding sequence ATGATCACCCGAATCCTCGTGGCCAACCGCGGCGAGATCGCCCGGCGCGTGTTCCGCACGGCCCGCCGGCTCGGCATCGAGACGGTGGCCGTGCACTCCGACGCCGACGCGGACCTGCCGTTCGTGCGGGAGGCGGACGCCGCCGTACGGCTGCCGGGGAACACCCCCGCCGAGACCTACCTCCGCGGCGACCTCGTCATCGCCGCCGCGCTGCGGGCGGGCGCCGACGCGATCCACCCCGGCTACGGCTTCCTCTCCGAGAACGCCGGCTTCGCCCGCCAGGTCGCGGACGCCGGGCTCGTCTGGCTCGGTCCCGACCCGTCGTCGATCGACTCGATGGGCTCCAAGATCGAGTCCAAGAAGCTGATGGACGCCGCCGGCGTGCCGGTGCTCGGCAACCTGACCGTCGACACCGCGACCGAGGCCGACCTGCCGCTGCTGGTCAAGGCGTCGGCCGGCGGCGGTGGCCGCGGCATGCGGGTCGTGCGCTCGCTCGGCGAGCTGGCCGGCGAGGTGGAGAAGGCCTCGGCCGAGGCCGAGTCGGCGTTCGGCGACGGCACCGTCTTCGTCGAGCCGTACGTCGAGCGCGGCCGCCATGTCGAGGTCCAGGTCGTCGGCGACCGGTCCGGGAACGTCGAGGTCTTCGGCACCCGCGACTGCTCGCTGCAGCGTCGCCACCAGAAGGTGGTCGAGGAGGCGCCCGCGCCCGGCCTGTCCGACGCCGTGCGCACCGCGATGCACGACGCTGCGCGGGCCGCGGCCGAGGCGGTCGACTACGTCGGCGCCGGCACCGTCGAGTTCCTCTACGACGCCGACACCGAGCGGTTCTTCTTCCTGGAGATGAACACCCGGCTCCAGGTCGAGCACCCTGTCTCCGAGCTGATCCACGGCGTCGACCTGGTCGAGCTGCAGATCGCGGTCGCCGAGGGCCGGCCGGTCCCCGCGGTCACCGAGCCGGTCGGCCACGCGATTGAGGTCCGCCTCTACGCCGAGGACCCGGCGGCGGACTACGCCCCGCAGACCGGGCGGCTGCTCGAGCTCGAGGTCGAGCACGACGACACCTTCGCCCTCGACGGCTTCGGCACCCGCCTCGACACCGGCTTCGAGACCGGGGACGAGGTCGGCACCTTCTACGACGCGATGCTGTCGAAGGTGATCACCTGGGCGCCGACCCGGGAGCAGGCCGCGCGGTCGCTCGCGCGGGTGCTGGAGAGGGCCCGGATCCACGGCCTGGTCACCAACCGCGACCAGCTCGTCGCGTCGCTGCGACACCCGGCCTTCCTCGACCCGGCCGGCCTGGCGACCTCGTTCTACGGCGACCACCCGGAGACCCTCGCGGCCGGGGGCGCCGACGACCTGCTTCCGCTGGTCGGCGCGGTCGCGCTCGCCGAGCACCGCCGGCTCGCCGCCACGGTGCAGTCCCGGATCCCGGCCGGCTTCCGCAACGTCGTCGCCGCGCCGCGCTCGACCCGCTTCGGTCTCGGCGCCGAGGAGGTCGAGGTGCTCTGGTACGGCGGCCGCGACGGCTACCGCAGCGCCGATCGCGACGACGTGGTCGTCGTGTCCGCGTCGCCTTCGGAGGTCGTGGTCGACGTCGACGGGGTGACCCGGCGCTACGCGGTCCGGGTGAGCGGGGATGCCGTGCTCGTCGACGGTCCGCGCGGCGGCGCCACGCTCCGCATCGTCCCGCGCTTCGTCGACCCGTCCACCCAGGTGGCCGCCGGCTCGCTGCTCGCGCCCATGCCGGGCAGCGTCGTGTCCGTGAGCGCCGCCGTCGGGGACGTCGTACAGGAGGGCCAGACCATCCTCGTGATGGAGGCCATGAAGATGCAGCACACCATCGCGGCGCCCTACGCGGGCACCGTCACCGAGCTGTCGGCGACCGCCGGTCAGCAGGTCGAGGCGGGCGTCGTGCTCGCCGTCGTGGAGCCGGAGAGCTCCGAGGAGGACAACTGA
- a CDS encoding acyl-CoA dehydrogenase family protein translates to MTIPFTESEERVALRDSVKALAAKYGHAYVAEQARSGGKTTDLWNDFGKHGFIGVNIPEEYGGGGGGMGDLAAVLEEASAQGAPLLMMVVSPAIVGSIITRCGTEEQKQRWLPGIASGETVAAFAITEPDAGSNSHQITTTATRDGDSWVIKGQKTFISGVDEADVILVVARTADAKTGKLKPALFLMPTDAPGLERQHIPMEFVAPEKQWTLFFDDVRLPADALVGDEDGGLWQLFAGLNPERIMGAAMTCGQARYALEKAVDYAKTRTVWKDQPIGAHQGIAHPLAKVKIELEQARLLMQKAAALYDAGDDFTAGEYANMAKYAGGEIACNALDVAVQTHGGSGLTTELGLGNQLVAARLGRIAPVSREMILNFVAMHSLGLPKSY, encoded by the coding sequence ATGACCATCCCGTTCACCGAGTCCGAGGAGCGGGTCGCGCTGCGCGACTCCGTCAAGGCACTCGCCGCGAAGTACGGCCACGCGTACGTCGCCGAGCAGGCCCGGTCGGGCGGCAAGACCACCGACCTGTGGAACGACTTCGGCAAGCACGGCTTCATCGGGGTCAACATCCCCGAGGAGTACGGCGGCGGTGGCGGCGGCATGGGCGACCTGGCGGCGGTCCTCGAGGAGGCGTCCGCGCAGGGCGCCCCGCTGCTGATGATGGTCGTCTCACCGGCGATCGTCGGCTCGATCATCACCCGCTGCGGCACCGAGGAGCAGAAGCAGCGGTGGCTGCCCGGCATCGCCAGCGGCGAGACCGTCGCCGCCTTCGCCATCACCGAGCCCGACGCGGGCTCCAACAGCCACCAGATCACCACCACCGCCACCCGCGACGGCGACTCGTGGGTGATCAAGGGCCAGAAGACGTTCATCTCCGGCGTCGACGAGGCCGACGTGATCCTGGTCGTGGCGCGCACCGCCGACGCCAAGACCGGCAAGCTCAAGCCCGCGCTGTTCCTCATGCCGACCGACGCCCCAGGCCTCGAGCGGCAGCACATCCCGATGGAGTTCGTCGCGCCGGAGAAGCAGTGGACGCTCTTCTTCGACGACGTGCGACTGCCCGCCGACGCCCTGGTCGGCGACGAGGACGGCGGACTGTGGCAGCTGTTCGCCGGCCTGAACCCGGAGCGGATCATGGGCGCGGCGATGACCTGCGGCCAGGCCCGCTACGCCCTGGAGAAGGCGGTCGACTACGCCAAGACCCGCACCGTGTGGAAGGACCAGCCGATCGGTGCCCACCAGGGCATCGCGCACCCGTTGGCCAAGGTGAAGATCGAGCTCGAGCAGGCCCGGCTGCTGATGCAGAAGGCCGCCGCGCTCTACGACGCGGGCGACGACTTCACGGCCGGCGAGTACGCCAACATGGCCAAGTACGCCGGCGGCGAGATCGCCTGCAACGCGCTCGACGTCGCCGTACAGACCCACGGCGGCAGCGGCCTGACCACCGAGCTCGGCCTCGGCAACCAGCTCGTCGCCGCCCGCTTGGGCCGGATCGCCCCCGTCAGCCGGGAGATGATCCTCAACTTCGTCGCCATGCACTCGCTGGGGCTGCCGAAGTCGTACTGA
- a CDS encoding PLD nuclease N-terminal domain-containing protein → MLRLLPPLLVLILWVYCLVDVITAREDSVRNLAKTWWLLIVFFFPLAGSIAWFIAGRPVTERPLTREQGAAPSYPEYERRGRFAAADPEKDEEFLRKVRERAEEQRRAHEQRKREQERREQEGPEPV, encoded by the coding sequence ATGCTGCGCCTGCTGCCGCCCCTCCTGGTCCTCATCCTCTGGGTCTACTGCCTGGTCGACGTGATCACCGCGCGCGAGGACAGCGTCCGCAACCTCGCCAAGACCTGGTGGCTGCTCATCGTGTTCTTCTTCCCGCTGGCCGGCTCGATCGCCTGGTTCATCGCGGGCCGTCCGGTCACCGAGCGGCCGTTGACCCGCGAGCAGGGCGCGGCGCCGAGCTATCCGGAGTACGAGCGCCGCGGCCGCTTCGCCGCCGCGGACCCCGAGAAGGACGAGGAGTTCCTGCGCAAGGTGCGCGAGCGGGCCGAGGAGCAGCGTCGCGCGCACGAGCAGAGGAAGCGGGAGCAGGAGCGGCGCGAGCAGGAGGGTCCCGAGCCGGTCTGA
- a CDS encoding NAD-dependent epimerase/dehydratase family protein produces MRVVVTGASGNIGSAVIRELTAGGRHEVVGVARRRPELSDRAVAEGSVTWRPTDVGTDDLDPVLEGADAVVHLAWKFQPTHRPEETWRTNAVGTRRLLSAVRRQRVPTLVCASSVAAYSPAHHDDLVDEGWETDGSSAAAYCREKAYNERVLDAFEASGEDTRVVRIRPAFVFQRSAASEQRRIFGGPLLRPRMLDTRLIPALPVPRGLRLQAVHAEDVARAIVAAVERPVTGAFNLAAAGVLRRQELGEIVGAPTVEVPPRLVSGALDLGWLAHLVGVPGSLAEALLAVPLLATDRARAELDWSPQHTAAEAIEAFLSGAARSAGSGMPPLHP; encoded by the coding sequence ATGAGGGTCGTCGTCACCGGCGCGTCCGGGAATATCGGCAGCGCCGTGATCCGGGAGCTCACCGCCGGCGGCCGGCACGAGGTCGTGGGCGTCGCGCGCCGTCGCCCCGAGCTGTCCGACCGCGCCGTCGCGGAGGGGTCGGTCACCTGGCGACCCACCGACGTCGGAACCGACGACCTCGACCCGGTGCTCGAGGGCGCCGACGCGGTCGTCCATCTCGCCTGGAAGTTCCAGCCGACCCACCGCCCGGAGGAGACGTGGCGGACCAACGCCGTCGGCACCCGCCGCCTGCTGTCCGCCGTACGACGCCAGCGGGTCCCCACGCTCGTCTGCGCCTCCTCCGTGGCCGCCTACTCGCCGGCCCACCACGACGACCTGGTCGACGAGGGCTGGGAGACCGACGGGTCGTCCGCGGCGGCCTACTGCCGCGAGAAGGCCTACAACGAGCGCGTGCTCGACGCCTTCGAGGCGTCCGGCGAGGACACCCGGGTGGTACGGATCCGGCCGGCGTTCGTGTTCCAGCGCTCCGCGGCGAGCGAGCAGCGCCGGATCTTCGGTGGCCCGCTGCTGCGGCCGCGGATGCTCGACACGCGGCTGATCCCTGCCCTGCCGGTCCCGCGTGGGCTGCGGCTCCAGGCGGTGCACGCGGAGGACGTCGCACGCGCCATCGTCGCCGCGGTCGAGCGGCCGGTCACCGGGGCGTTCAACCTGGCGGCCGCCGGGGTGCTGCGCCGCCAGGAGCTCGGCGAGATCGTCGGCGCACCGACCGTCGAGGTACCGCCCCGCCTGGTCAGCGGCGCGCTCGACCTCGGCTGGCTCGCCCACCTGGTCGGCGTGCCCGGCTCGCTCGCGGAAGCGCTGCTCGCCGTACCGCTGCTCGCGACGGACCGGGCCCGCGCCGAGCTCGACTGGTCGCCGCAGCACACCGCCGCCGAGGCGATCGAGGCGTTCCTGTCGGGGGCCGCCCGGTCGGCCGGCTCCGGGATGCCGCCGCTGCACCCCTGA
- a CDS encoding AEC family transporter, whose amino-acid sequence MGGVLEGFGTIAIVIALGALLADRGIVDLHGQRSLSLASFYLASPALLVTVLEDSDPSRVLSGPLVATAAGVVVSAGIMAAIARVRRLDAGTAVVASLCSAYVNAGNLGIPIAAYALGDAALVVPALLMQLLVLQPLALTVLDVVTSPERPSLLKIASRPVTNPLTIASFAGLLLAGTDTELPQVVHAPLELVGGMAVPAMLIAYGVALRLGPLPGRGVTPRALATVTSLKMVVQPVAAYVVGRFGVGLDGTDLFAVTLLSALPTAQNVFVVAMRYERGVLLARDAIFVSTLASAPVAIGISALLA is encoded by the coding sequence GTGGGCGGTGTGCTGGAGGGCTTCGGGACGATCGCGATCGTCATCGCCCTCGGCGCGCTCCTGGCCGACCGCGGCATCGTCGACCTGCACGGCCAGCGCAGCCTGTCGCTGGCGTCGTTCTACCTCGCGAGCCCGGCGCTGCTGGTCACCGTGCTGGAGGACTCCGACCCGTCCCGGGTGCTGTCCGGGCCGCTGGTCGCGACGGCCGCCGGCGTGGTCGTCAGCGCCGGGATCATGGCCGCGATCGCACGGGTACGACGCCTCGACGCCGGCACCGCGGTGGTCGCGAGCCTGTGCTCGGCGTACGTCAACGCGGGCAACCTCGGCATCCCGATCGCGGCGTACGCGCTCGGTGACGCGGCGCTGGTCGTCCCGGCGCTGCTGATGCAGCTGCTGGTGCTCCAGCCGCTGGCGTTGACGGTCCTCGACGTGGTGACCAGCCCGGAGCGCCCGTCGCTCCTCAAGATCGCGTCGCGGCCGGTCACCAACCCGCTGACGATCGCGTCCTTCGCCGGCCTGCTGCTCGCCGGCACCGACACCGAGCTGCCGCAGGTCGTGCACGCGCCGCTGGAGCTGGTGGGTGGGATGGCGGTGCCCGCCATGCTGATCGCGTACGGCGTCGCGCTCCGCCTCGGTCCGCTGCCGGGGCGCGGGGTGACGCCGCGGGCGCTGGCCACGGTCACCTCGCTGAAGATGGTGGTCCAGCCGGTGGCGGCGTACGTCGTCGGGAGGTTCGGGGTCGGTCTCGACGGCACCGACCTGTTCGCGGTGACCCTGCTCTCCGCGCTCCCGACCGCTCAGAACGTGTTCGTCGTCGCGATGAGATACGAGCGCGGCGTGCTGCTGGCCCGCGACGCCATCTTCGTGTCCACCCTCGCCTCGGCGCCGGTGGCGATCGGGATCTCCGCGCTGCTGGCCTGA
- a CDS encoding YihY/virulence factor BrkB family protein, whose product MGVVGDLDRAQRRKPAVGFPLAVIYKFFDDQGNYLAAILTFYAFLSIFPLMLLGTSILGFILEGREALQEQVLDSALGQFPIIGDALGRPEGIQGSTGGIIVGSLTALYGALGLGLALQNVQSAAWAVPRNSRPHPVMTRVNSLFILAVAGTAIFTVFVGSAVLTETNLVGDLSRHGWFHWLVRLLTVGILGSVMTVLLRMAAARAIRDRGIRAAPGGFTVAVLWQALQWIGTWYVTNVIASTHRNNMTEAFGVVLGLMGLLYIGAVMGVLGIEVNVVLARRLWPRALLTPFTDSVDLTEADRRAYAMYAQMQRHKGFETVTVRFDGRDGDSHEILLDPRTEKVHKQHIPGRPPRPEAAEEATQPVNLPPSV is encoded by the coding sequence GTGGGAGTTGTCGGAGACCTCGATCGGGCGCAGCGGCGCAAGCCCGCTGTCGGCTTCCCGCTCGCGGTCATCTACAAGTTCTTCGACGACCAGGGCAACTACCTCGCGGCGATCCTCACCTTCTACGCCTTCTTGTCGATCTTCCCTCTCATGCTGCTCGGCACGTCGATCCTCGGGTTCATCCTGGAGGGCCGCGAGGCGCTGCAGGAGCAGGTCCTCGACTCGGCGCTGGGCCAGTTCCCGATCATCGGCGACGCGCTCGGGCGGCCGGAGGGCATCCAGGGCTCGACCGGCGGCATCATCGTGGGTTCGCTGACGGCGCTGTACGGCGCGCTCGGGCTCGGCCTCGCGCTGCAGAACGTGCAGTCGGCGGCATGGGCCGTGCCGCGCAACAGCCGCCCGCACCCGGTGATGACCCGGGTCAACAGCCTGTTCATCCTGGCCGTGGCCGGCACCGCGATCTTCACCGTCTTCGTCGGCTCGGCGGTGCTCACCGAGACTAACCTGGTCGGCGACCTGTCCCGGCACGGGTGGTTCCACTGGCTGGTGCGGCTGTTGACCGTCGGGATCCTCGGCTCGGTGATGACCGTGCTGCTGCGGATGGCGGCCGCCCGGGCGATCCGCGACCGAGGGATTCGGGCCGCGCCCGGTGGCTTCACCGTCGCGGTGCTCTGGCAGGCCCTGCAGTGGATCGGCACCTGGTACGTCACCAACGTCATCGCCAGCACACACCGCAACAACATGACCGAGGCGTTCGGGGTCGTCCTCGGCCTGATGGGCCTGCTCTACATCGGTGCGGTGATGGGCGTGCTGGGCATCGAGGTCAACGTCGTGCTCGCCCGCAGGCTGTGGCCACGCGCGCTCCTGACGCCGTTCACCGACTCCGTCGACCTGACCGAGGCGGACCGCCGTGCCTACGCGATGTACGCCCAGATGCAGCGGCACAAGGGCTTCGAGACCGTCACGGTCCGCTTCGACGGCCGCGACGGCGACTCCCACGAAATCCTCCTCGACCCGCGCACCGAGAAGGTCCACAAGCAGCACATCCCCGGCCGGCCGCCCCGCCCGGAGGCGGCCGAGGAGGCGACCCAGCCGGTCAACCTGCCCCCGTCCGTCTGA
- a CDS encoding IclR family transcriptional regulator, with translation MAQNSFTRGLDVLIAIARNGQVSVAEVAEELGLATSTAYRYVRSLRDYGLIEESQGVYVPGWRLMEISGEHLTHTRLVEVAGEYLRTLTYQTGETAVLAVRAGSHAICLRQSVSPAPDRYAFRINELLPLYAGAGQRLLLAYAPRPIVEVALANLVSYSAATIKPDELPAALAQVRRDQLAVSRGEFKEGAIAVAVPVFSNGECAASLTIAGPSDRCDNAEWVRRTTRLLRAAATEMSAEIDA, from the coding sequence ATGGCCCAGAACTCGTTCACCCGCGGACTCGACGTCCTCATCGCGATCGCCCGCAACGGCCAGGTGAGCGTCGCCGAGGTCGCCGAGGAGCTGGGGCTCGCCACGAGCACGGCGTACCGCTATGTCCGCTCGCTGCGCGACTACGGACTGATCGAGGAGTCCCAGGGCGTCTACGTCCCGGGCTGGCGGCTGATGGAGATCTCGGGCGAGCACCTCACCCACACCCGGCTCGTCGAGGTCGCGGGGGAGTACCTGCGCACGCTGACCTACCAGACCGGTGAGACCGCGGTGCTCGCCGTGCGCGCGGGCTCGCACGCCATCTGCCTGCGCCAGTCCGTCTCGCCGGCGCCCGACCGCTACGCCTTCCGGATCAACGAGCTGCTGCCGCTGTACGCCGGTGCCGGCCAGCGGCTGCTCCTCGCCTACGCCCCCCGCCCGATCGTCGAGGTCGCCCTCGCCAACCTGGTCTCCTACTCGGCAGCCACCATCAAGCCCGATGAGCTGCCCGCCGCCCTCGCCCAGGTACGCCGCGACCAGCTGGCCGTGTCGCGCGGCGAGTTCAAGGAGGGGGCGATCGCGGTCGCCGTACCCGTGTTCAGCAACGGCGAGTGCGCTGCGTCGCTGACCATCGCCGGACCCTCGGACCGGTGCGACAACGCGGAGTGGGTGCGCCGCACCACCCGGCTGCTGCGGGCGGCGGCGACCGAGATGTCGGCCGAGATCGACGCCTGA
- a CDS encoding alpha/beta hydrolase, whose translation MSVTIVVPPSQPATLPEPPGDAAQCDTLAETLYTTAARYEEFGEEATQLRNLTGYWWGVAYDAYVVASGNAATEHTAMAATVRRVGRAVTSYADTLRDLTATHGTLVERKGGLDERRTTLIADIDATTEATPGVVAALQERATDLRTGYATLVTDHDTLQRRVRENEDLLRQAFQAADTLAEGLSAAGGVPETARSAMDKPGAPGTGATPAQVRDWWEHLTDAEREAVIAAYPGLIGSADGLPADTRDQANRVLLDDDLARLGAKEADGTLSADERKVLDNARATQKAVEKADGFVDPTTGEKPGGTLWLYDPAAFDGDGRVAVGVGDLDTADDVSVQVPGIRSEMDDVGGYTDEAIRLYESARYNGDGSSVATLFWLGYNTPEGAIDLDTITTGRAEDGGQRLADAVEGLRASRSDDPAHLTVIGHSYGSTTTSYAATDHDLAADDVVLIGSPGAGPADTAADFSVGADHVYDGRNSRDAVAFFGDEGAYHNPGGLGVDPSSEDFGAHRFEAESVDRGAIRNFDDHSRYYDHESESLYNLGKIVDGHGDEVNGAAQSHDPWWRWAVDPEADRDPTTNVPGRSDTRADDVP comes from the coding sequence GTGAGCGTCACCATCGTGGTCCCGCCGTCCCAGCCGGCCACGTTGCCCGAGCCGCCCGGCGACGCAGCCCAGTGCGACACCCTCGCCGAGACGCTCTACACGACGGCCGCGCGCTACGAGGAGTTCGGCGAGGAGGCCACGCAGCTGCGCAACCTCACCGGCTACTGGTGGGGCGTCGCGTACGACGCCTATGTCGTCGCCTCCGGCAACGCGGCCACCGAGCACACCGCCATGGCCGCCACCGTCCGCCGGGTCGGCCGGGCCGTGACGTCGTACGCCGACACGCTGCGCGACCTGACCGCCACCCACGGCACCCTCGTCGAGCGCAAGGGCGGGCTCGACGAGCGGCGGACCACCCTGATCGCCGACATCGACGCGACCACCGAGGCCACGCCCGGGGTGGTCGCCGCGCTGCAGGAGCGGGCCACCGACCTGCGCACCGGCTACGCCACCCTCGTGACCGACCACGACACCCTGCAGCGCCGGGTCCGGGAGAACGAGGACCTGCTGCGCCAGGCGTTCCAGGCGGCGGACACCCTGGCCGAGGGACTGTCCGCGGCGGGCGGCGTACCGGAGACGGCGCGCAGCGCCATGGACAAGCCCGGTGCGCCGGGCACGGGCGCCACGCCCGCGCAGGTGCGGGACTGGTGGGAGCACCTGACCGACGCCGAGCGGGAGGCGGTCATCGCGGCCTACCCCGGCCTGATCGGCTCGGCCGACGGGCTGCCCGCGGACACGAGGGACCAGGCCAACCGGGTGCTGCTCGACGACGACCTCGCCCGGCTGGGCGCCAAGGAGGCGGACGGCACCCTCTCCGCCGACGAGCGCAAGGTGCTGGACAACGCGCGGGCCACCCAGAAGGCCGTGGAGAAGGCCGACGGCTTCGTCGACCCGACCACGGGCGAGAAGCCCGGCGGCACGCTCTGGCTCTACGACCCGGCGGCGTTCGACGGCGACGGCCGGGTCGCGGTGGGCGTCGGCGATCTCGACACCGCCGACGACGTCTCCGTGCAGGTGCCCGGCATCAGGTCCGAGATGGACGACGTCGGCGGCTACACCGACGAGGCGATCCGGCTCTACGAGTCGGCCCGCTACAACGGCGACGGCTCCTCGGTGGCGACCCTGTTCTGGCTCGGCTACAACACCCCCGAGGGCGCGATCGACCTCGACACGATCACGACCGGACGGGCCGAGGACGGCGGGCAGCGGCTCGCCGACGCGGTCGAGGGGCTGCGCGCCTCCCGGTCCGACGACCCCGCCCACCTCACCGTGATCGGGCACAGCTACGGCTCGACCACGACGTCGTACGCCGCCACCGACCACGACCTGGCCGCCGACGACGTGGTGCTGATCGGCAGCCCCGGCGCGGGGCCGGCCGACACCGCGGCGGACTTCAGCGTCGGTGCCGACCACGTCTACGACGGCCGCAACAGTCGCGACGCCGTCGCCTTCTTCGGCGACGAGGGTGCCTACCACAACCCCGGCGGGCTCGGCGTCGACCCGTCCTCGGAGGACTTCGGGGCGCACCGGTTCGAGGCCGAGTCGGTCGACCGTGGTGCGATCCGGAACTTCGACGACCACAGCCGCTACTACGACCACGAGTCGGAGTCGCTCTACAACCTCGGCAAGATCGTCGACGGCCACGGCGACGAGGTCAACGGGGCCGCGCAGAGCCACGACCCGTGGTGGCGCTGGGCCGTCGACCCGGAGGCCGACCGCGACCCGACGACGAACGTGCCGGGGCGCTCGGACACCCGTGCCGATGACGTTCCGTAG